The genomic window GTATGGATGCGTCTTTCGTTTGTAAGATATAGTTGTGTTTAAGTGGTCGAGGTCGGTTTGGAAGACCTCCTTGGCTTCCCacggccattgctctcctgtgtgtgtgcctccgcagacaaaacaattcttaacttcgagagagagagctatgttcTCCGCCAGATTCACAAACATATTCTTCGCTTGATTTGAAAAGGTATGCTTCTTCAATTCTTCTGATGCGTgggatatttcatcaaagaaggatTGGTAACCAACCACAGTGGTCTGATGAATAACTGGTCGAGGCTTGTCTCTACGCTGGGTGATCGTGATGTAAGTCATtgggtcttttccagttccgtcgatgccaaatccccaagtatcttgccagggggAACCTTCACCTCGTATGGGCCATTGTATGGACACAATATTACCAGTTCCTGCCGTCAATCTGCCAATGCCGTGGCAACCATGATAGCCTCCTCCTGTGTAGTCACACACTAGAGCCCAACCCGACAAAATCAGGTCTCCCTGACACGGTATCCAACCAGATGGATTGGCGGCTCGGTTGTACGGGCAAAGGTACTTGTGGTTATGAACATAGGAGTTTTTCCAGGCTTGAGACCCGCAATGAAGTGCATTCGGATGTTTGTCAATTGCTTCGCATGCGTCAAAGGTGATGGTAACGCTTGACCCACTTCCCATGAGAATTTTAGTTGAGTTGATGTAATATAGGATTCCCTTGCCTTCGGGAATTATAGTGGAAGTATAGCTCTTTGGCAATCCAGCAGTTAGGGTGATGTTGTAGTACTTTGGAGTTGTTGGCGTGTGACAAATGACTTTGTCACCCTCTAGACACCGGTGAAAAGACTGATATCCTTGAGTAGTATTTAGAGCGCATGCAGGTTGCGTTGCACAGGAAgtgggtggctgagattggtgtatGATGGTAGAGACAACCTGGAATCCATCTGGAGTTGTGGTACGGATTAATTTGATGCATTCTGAGCAATTTTTGCTTAGTGGTAAAATAAGTGAAGTAGTTGAGGAGCAGGAGATCAGTAGAATAAGTTGTAGAAGACTGTATCTCATGGCAGGAGAGATTTAGTAACCACCTTATGCGTTGCCTTGTTAGTAGTTCAGTTGATtgattctgaaaggaagaaaaatgtatAGGTTAGTACCGTTGTGGCAAAGTACTAGAGTCAAAGTCATTTACCCCGGATTAATTTGCTGTCTGTAGTGGGTGAACTTTAACTTGTTGTCCCCTATCCTGGAGACCTGCCaactggaggcagcaggtttcaAGCGGGTCCAGTGAATCCACGAAGGGCATCCAGAGACCTTGACAGCAGTAGGAGTAGTTAATAGCACTGTGTATGGACCCTTCCATCGTGGTTTGAGGAAATCtgattcatcccagtccttcaccCATACAGAATCTCCAATTTGAAATGGATGGGTCGGGGTTAGCAAGACAATCGGTTCAATGTCACAGGTGTAATTCTGGATGGcaatgactgtgttatatagCCCTTTGAGCTGGTTGTTAAGGGACAATTCCCCTTGTATCTGTAGTGATTCAGGAAAAGAAGGtagaggtggaggtcttgcatacatcatttcatatggGGTAAGACCGGACCTTCTTGGACTACACCGTATATGCAGCAAGGCTAAGGGTAGGATATCTGGCCATTTGATCTTTGTCTCTTGGCATAGTTTAGCTATCTGATTTTTCAAAGTTCTATTAGCTCGTTCAACGGCTCCACTACTTTGTGGTCGCCATGCGCAGTGCAGATGCCATTTGATACCCAGAATTCGACTCAGCTGTTGGATaacttcactggtgaaagctggtccattgtcCGAGTTTATCTGCCTTGGTAATCCGTAGCGAGGTAAGATTTGGTGAAGTAGCAGAGACACAATTTCTTTAGCAGTCTCAGTTCGTGTCggtgtggcttcgatccatccagtATAGGTACAGACAGCCACCAACATTGCTTTATATCCTTTAGATGGAGTCATGTGAGTAAAGTCGATTTGGCAAACTTGAAATGGTGTTGTCCCTCTTAGAATATGTCCAGGTATAGGACCAGGTCCAGTTCTAGGATTATTTCTTGCACATGTGATACACTGACTGATAGCATGCTTTGTTAATTGTACGATTTTGTTAATGTAGTACGTTTTTCCCAACAGTTTTATTAATGCATCTCGACCAAGGTGGGTTTTGTTGTGGGCTTCtttgacaatagtccaagctaatgcTTCAGGTATCCATATTTTGTTATCTTGCAGTATCCACCAGCCATCACGGTTGTGGAACTTCTCAGACTGTGCCCACTCATTCTCTTCCGTTGAATAGGTAGGAGTTTCTGTTGGGAATTGTAGAAGTGGATAGGTTGTAGCTGAGGTGTATGGTATATGGGCACGGGCTGCTTCTTTCGCTGttttgtctgcccattggttCCCTTTAGCCACGGGATCTGATTTTCCTGTGTGGGCTTTGCAATGCATAACAGCTACCTTTTGTGGTGCCCACACGGCatctagcaattgatgtatttcGGATGCATTGGCCAATTGCTTTCCTTCGGCGGTGAGGAATCCTCGCTCTTTGTAGAGggctccatgtacttggatggtgaggaaagcatatttggaatctgtataaatattcacagtctgtccttctgccaattgCAGAGCTCGAGTGAGAGCGATTAGTTCAGCTTTCTGTGCTGAGGTCCCGGGAGGTAGGGATTCAGCTtcaatgatgtcatcttcagaGACAACAGCATAACCAGCGACCCGAATTCCATCAATGACTTGGCTACTTCCATCAGTAAATAGAGTCCACgctccctgccagggttgatccctcaggtcgggtctactggaatgtattgtagtcatgacttcttcacaatcatgggcaactggttcaggtgccggcataagagtggccgggttcaagtttttactgtcttgtatttgaatttcaggcgTTTCACATAGCAAAGCTTGGTATTTTACAAGACGTGAGTTAGTCATCCACTTTGGTCCATGCGTTTCTAGCAATCCTTGAATGGTGtgaggagttgttacgttcagagtttgaccaaaagttaatttgactgcttctggaatgagtaagcatgcagccgcaatgcttcgaagacaacctggccatccttttgcaacattgtccattccttttgacagatatgcaacaggtcgttcccatgagcctagagtt from Rhinatrema bivittatum chromosome 3, aRhiBiv1.1, whole genome shotgun sequence includes these protein-coding regions:
- the LOC115087606 gene encoding protein NYNRIN-like; this encodes MDSVPKVWSEQNPGGVAIDANPVWIEMKQNAQVINQPQYPIPYMARQGIQIHLQRLYDLGILRRIRSAWNTPLLPVKKPGSSDYRPVQDLRKVNNQVADLVALVPNPYSILAQVSPTSKWYSVIDLKDAFFSVPVAEECQKIFAFTWENAQTGIKQQYTWTRLPQEFKHSPTMFGEQLAKDLKMYQVTYGPVIQYVDDLLLFRDTYHECAIATLHLLKTLYSKGYRASKKKAQICELEVEYLGFQIREGTRCLGISRTSSIRGQPVPTCKKELRAFLGAAGYCRLWIANYAVIAQSLYDKLRGKEAESQPFQWETQELTSLQQLKDALIEPPALGLPDVMKPFHLFVDEKKGMAIGVLTQTLGSWERPVAYLSKGMDNVAKGWPGCLRSIAAACLLIPEAVKLTFGQTLNVTTPHTIQGLLETHGPKWMTNSRLVKYQALLCETPEIQIQDSKNLNPATLMPAPEPVAHDCEEVMTTIHSSRPDLRDQPWQGAWTLFTDGSSQVIDGIRVAGYAVVSEDDIIEAESLPPGTSAQKAELIALTRALQLAEGQTVNIYTDSKYAFLTIQVHGALYKERGFLTAEGKQLANASEIHQLLDAVWAPQKVAVMHCKAHTGKSDPVAKGNQWADKTAKEAARAHIPYTSATTYPLLQFPTETPTYSTEENEWAQSEKFHNRDGWWILQDNKIWIPEALAWTIVKEAHNKTHLGRDALIKLLGKTYYINKIVQLTKHAISQCITCARNNPRTGPGPIPGHILRGTTPFQVCQIDFTHMTPSKGYKAMLVAVCTYTGWIEATPTRTETAKEIVSLLLHQILPRYGLPRQINSDNGPAFTSEVIQQLSRILGIKWHLHCAWRPQSSGAVERANRTLKNQIAKLCQETKIKWPDILPLALLHIRCSPRRSGLTPYEMMYARPPPLPSFPESLQIQGELSLNNQLKGLYNTVIAIQNYTCDIEPIVLLTPTHPFQIGDSVWVKDWDESDFLKPRWKGPYTVLLTTPTAVKVSGCPSWIHWTRLKPAASSWQVSRIGDNKLKFTHYRQQINPG